The Moraxella osloensis genome contains a region encoding:
- the mutS gene encoding DNA mismatch repair protein MutS encodes MTQTMPHNLDHHTPMMQQYLTLKADYPHALVLYRMGDFYELFFDDAKLAADILGITLTRRGKDKQGNTIPMAGVPFHSADGYIARLINAGQTVVICEQVEEERPEDSLKENTVATDTAAKSTAKNTATRTSKTKANAAKIMERKVVRTLTAGTLTDDSLITQGQTPTVVAISFAKQQMSVGLAQLDLAQGQIRVTELNCDSHTALQSELANALARFDPSEVLIDEQLSEAWRHFLQDCLSANSPTASLPPILSQPHSYFLPNNALEHLTQHLGVTTLAGFGIEQKPLAISSASVVLHYGKQTQQADLRHIRSLQLEHNGDFLQLDTISQQNLEIFKPVLASGISLLSVIDHCQTPMGKRALVHHLHRPLRNVTLINRRLDAVEQLMQLPIAAFELLKQTLSEISDIERIGGRIGLGSAKPTDLLKLRLSLAQALALSKQLQQHFDFTTITTLTAETPLLAMLSKQLPDLALTDSFANIHALLEQAIVDEPPAHIRDGGMIKKGYDPQLDEWQNLHGNIEQTLEALAAQERQKNNLPMLKVGFNKVSGFYFELSALQAKNAPEYFTRRQTLKNAERFITPALKTIEESYLSAQGQALTLEKRIYENLLNQLKSQLGEVQRLAKAIGYLDVLANWVSLTRLQNRSHHSKNWCRPLFNTTDDSASLNIQGGRHIVVEAGQQRQAHHQTASLDPFVANDCVMGTATQLERLMLITGPNMGGKSTYMRQTALIVLLACCGAYVPAQSVTLGRIERIFTRIGSADDLASGKSTFMVEMIETANIMNQANANSLVLMDEVGRGTSTQDGLAIAHACVNYLAEKIGCLTLFATHYFELTELAERHPKMFNQHLVTQEINGQLLLLHKIAPGATHRSFGLHVAKMAGLPQDLLAQAQYYLDNHSEQKSLPNHPLPYPTKDEKQMGLDLQSTAADYQTLQADEYKLTQQLNALNPDELTPKQALEFIYSLKELLKKA; translated from the coding sequence ATGACCCAGACCATGCCTCACAATCTTGACCATCACACCCCCATGATGCAGCAATATCTCACCCTAAAAGCGGATTATCCGCATGCCTTGGTGCTGTACCGGATGGGCGATTTCTATGAGCTGTTTTTCGATGATGCCAAGCTTGCTGCCGATATTTTGGGCATCACCTTGACCCGACGTGGCAAAGATAAACAGGGCAACACCATCCCGATGGCAGGCGTGCCGTTTCATTCGGCAGACGGCTATATTGCTCGGCTGATTAATGCCGGGCAAACCGTGGTGATCTGTGAACAAGTCGAAGAAGAAAGGCCTGAAGACAGCCTTAAAGAAAACACTGTAGCAACAGACACTGCAGCCAAAAGCACAGCAAAAAACACGGCAACAAGAACCAGCAAAACAAAAGCCAATGCCGCTAAGATTATGGAACGTAAAGTCGTCCGTACTTTAACCGCAGGAACGCTGACCGATGATAGCCTTATCACCCAAGGACAAACACCAACAGTCGTCGCTATCAGCTTTGCCAAACAGCAAATGTCGGTGGGATTGGCGCAGCTGGATTTGGCGCAAGGGCAAATCCGTGTCACTGAGCTTAACTGCGACAGTCATACTGCGCTACAAAGCGAGCTTGCTAACGCGCTCGCCCGCTTTGATCCCAGTGAAGTGCTGATAGATGAACAGCTGTCTGAGGCGTGGCGACATTTTTTGCAGGATTGTCTGAGCGCAAATAGCCCAACAGCTAGCCTGCCGCCGATTTTGTCACAGCCGCACAGTTATTTTCTCCCCAATAACGCGCTTGAACATCTGACCCAGCATCTTGGCGTCACCACGCTGGCAGGGTTTGGCATTGAGCAAAAACCGCTTGCCATCTCATCGGCATCGGTTGTGCTGCATTACGGCAAACAGACCCAGCAAGCTGATTTACGCCATATTCGTAGCCTGCAGCTCGAGCATAACGGCGATTTTTTGCAGCTTGATACCATCAGTCAGCAAAATTTGGAAATTTTTAAACCCGTGTTGGCATCGGGTATTTCGCTGTTATCGGTGATTGATCACTGCCAAACGCCGATGGGTAAACGCGCTTTGGTGCATCATTTGCACCGACCGCTACGCAATGTCACCCTGATTAACCGCAGGCTTGATGCGGTTGAACAACTGATGCAATTGCCGATAGCAGCGTTTGAATTGCTTAAACAAACCTTAAGCGAAATCAGCGATATCGAGCGGATTGGGGGACGCATTGGCTTGGGTTCAGCAAAACCGACCGATTTGCTCAAATTGCGTCTGAGCTTGGCGCAAGCGTTAGCGTTGTCAAAGCAGTTGCAGCAACATTTTGATTTTACCACCATAACGACGCTAACTGCCGAGACGCCTTTGCTTGCCATGCTTAGCAAACAGCTGCCTGACTTAGCCTTAACTGATAGCTTTGCCAACATCCATGCCTTGCTAGAGCAAGCGATTGTCGATGAGCCGCCCGCCCACATTCGTGATGGCGGCATGATAAAAAAGGGCTATGACCCACAGCTTGATGAATGGCAAAATCTGCATGGTAATATCGAGCAAACTTTGGAAGCATTGGCGGCGCAAGAGCGGCAAAAAAACAACCTGCCCATGCTCAAAGTGGGCTTTAATAAAGTCAGCGGATTTTATTTTGAACTCAGCGCCCTACAAGCCAAGAACGCGCCTGAATATTTTACCCGCCGTCAAACGCTCAAAAATGCTGAACGCTTTATCACGCCAGCGCTCAAAACCATTGAAGAATCCTATCTATCGGCTCAAGGGCAAGCGTTGACCCTTGAGAAGCGTATCTATGAAAATCTGCTCAATCAGCTCAAATCACAGCTTGGCGAGGTGCAGCGCCTTGCCAAAGCGATTGGGTATTTGGATGTACTTGCCAACTGGGTCAGCCTAACGCGTTTGCAGAATCGCTCTCATCATAGTAAAAACTGGTGCCGCCCGTTGTTTAATACCACTGATGATAGCGCAAGCCTCAATATCCAAGGCGGACGCCATATCGTGGTTGAAGCAGGTCAACAGCGCCAAGCTCACCATCAGACGGCATCGCTTGACCCATTTGTCGCCAATGACTGTGTCATGGGAACAGCCACCCAACTTGAACGCTTAATGCTCATCACCGGGCCCAATATGGGCGGTAAATCGACCTACATGCGTCAAACCGCGCTTATCGTACTACTTGCTTGTTGTGGTGCATATGTCCCTGCGCAGTCGGTGACGCTCGGTCGTATTGAGCGGATTTTTACCCGCATTGGCTCGGCAGATGACTTGGCAAGTGGTAAATCAACCTTTATGGTCGAGATGATCGAAACCGCCAATATCATGAACCAAGCCAATGCCAACTCATTGGTACTCATGGATGAAGTCGGTCGTGGCACCAGCACTCAAGATGGTCTAGCGATTGCGCATGCGTGCGTGAATTATTTAGCAGAAAAAATCGGCTGTTTGACCCTATTTGCTACCCATTATTTTGAGCTCACTGAACTGGCTGAGCGCCACCCCAAAATGTTTAATCAGCACCTTGTCACCCAAGAAATCAACGGGCAGTTGCTGCTATTGCATAAAATCGCACCTGGGGCGACGCATCGCAGTTTTGGCTTGCATGTTGCCAAAATGGCAGGTTTGCCGCAAGACTTATTAGCCCAAGCGCAATATTATTTGGATAACCACAGCGAACAAAAAAGTTTGCCAAACCATCCTTTACCCTATCCAACAAAAGACGAGAAACAAATGGGTCTGGATTTGCAAAGTACCGCGGCTGACTATCAAACGTTGCAGGCTGATGAATATAAACTTACTCAACAACTAAACGCCCTAAACCCTGACGAACTGACGCCGAAACAGGCGTTAGAATTTATTTATTCATTAAAGGAATTGTTAAAAAAAGCGTAA
- the fdxA gene encoding ferredoxin FdxA, translating into MTFVVTDNCVRCKYTDCVEVCPVDCFYEGPNFLVIHPDECIDCALCEPECPANAIFSEDEVPKGQEIYIELNAELAEKWPNISARHDPLPDAKEWDGVPNKLQYLER; encoded by the coding sequence ATGACTTTCGTCGTTACTGATAACTGTGTTCGTTGTAAATATACTGACTGCGTTGAAGTCTGTCCTGTGGACTGTTTCTATGAAGGTCCGAATTTTTTGGTCATCCATCCTGATGAATGTATTGACTGTGCGCTGTGTGAGCCAGAATGCCCTGCCAATGCGATTTTCTCAGAAGATGAAGTGCCAAAAGGTCAAGAAATATACATCGAACTGAATGCAGAACTCGCTGAAAAATGGCCAAACATCTCAGCCAGGCACGACCCACTACCCGATGCCAAAGAATGGGATGGCGTACCCAATAAACTACAATATCTTGAAAGATAG
- a CDS encoding inositol monophosphatase family protein gives MEPMVVMAARAAQKVGQEILNAHNNRHKLEFTIESKGLDGLVTQIDRYSEELLIAMLKESYPTHSFLGEEFGLQEGKGNDKDWCWVIDPLDGTHNFIHGLPHFCVSIGVQKNGVTEHGIIYDPVRDEMFSASRGKGARLNQRRISVSEHKTIDGGFFTTGHPLERNRAEGKVSYAKEHFESLQKICEQGGQVRRVGSAALDLAYVAAGRFDGYFEMSIKPWDICAGELIVTEARGTVVDHTGAHNAMQTGSIFAANIKLLKPLMQTVVPVWGSAVKG, from the coding sequence ATGGAACCGATGGTCGTCATGGCAGCCCGCGCTGCACAAAAAGTAGGTCAAGAGATTTTAAATGCACACAACAATCGCCACAAGCTAGAGTTCACGATTGAAAGCAAAGGCTTAGATGGTTTGGTGACCCAAATCGACCGTTACAGCGAAGAATTATTGATTGCGATGCTCAAAGAAAGCTACCCAACCCACTCATTTTTGGGCGAAGAGTTTGGGCTGCAAGAAGGCAAGGGCAATGATAAAGACTGGTGCTGGGTTATTGATCCATTAGACGGTACTCACAACTTTATTCATGGCTTACCGCATTTTTGTGTCTCAATCGGGGTGCAAAAAAATGGCGTCACCGAACATGGTATCATCTATGACCCAGTGCGTGATGAGATGTTCTCAGCCAGTCGTGGTAAAGGCGCGCGTCTCAACCAGCGCCGTATCAGCGTCAGTGAACATAAAACCATTGATGGCGGCTTTTTTACCACAGGGCATCCGCTTGAGCGTAACCGCGCAGAAGGTAAAGTATCGTATGCCAAAGAGCATTTTGAAAGCTTACAAAAAATCTGCGAACAAGGCGGTCAAGTGCGCCGTGTGGGTTCAGCCGCATTAGATTTGGCCTATGTAGCAGCGGGACGGTTTGATGGTTATTTTGAAATGTCTATCAAACCTTGGGATATCTGTGCCGGTGAATTGATTGTCACTGAAGCGCGCGGTACTGTGGTTGACCATACAGGCGCGCACAATGCCATGCAAACAGGCTCTATCTTTGCGGCAAATATCAAACTGTTAAAACCATTGATGCAAACCGTGGTGCCAGTTTGGGGCAGTGCCGTGAAAGGCTGA
- a CDS encoding 1-deoxy-D-xylulose-5-phosphate synthase: MSKTKIANQNYSLKTFDTIPMLKPHTPLLDGVDSPHDLKKFSTAQLQQLADELREFLLYTTGVSGGHFGSNLGVVELTIALHYVFNSPKDQIVWDVGHQAYPHKILTGRRDKLTTIRSQHGLTAFPERHESEYDTFGVGHSSTAISAGLGMSLAMRYLGKRDKVVSIVGDGAMTGGMAFEAMNDAVQQNADLIVVLNDNDMSISQATGGFSKHLATLWQRGLAVDIDKNGDAIFTKRVISSEDRRIRHYLHMANEALDDWTSRLPNKIVEKLAEKGIPKPSQLETLPEKIANKLIDEVFPENLFKAIGFQYFGPFDGHDVAKLAQVFERVKQLKGAVLVHVHTVKGKGFLPAECDPITYHAITKLKKINPAQEKSVPVDSQKPVTTVATPAKKYSQVFGEFICDKAATDKQLMAITPAMAEGSGMTEFAQRFSSQFFDVAIAEQHAVTLAGGMATQGVKPIVAIYSTFLQRGYDQLIHDVALQNLNVMFAIDRAGLVGEDGATHAGVFDIAFMRTVPNMVIACPKDENECYNLLNTCYEHIGPSAVRYPRGNGIGAEIDKNQAMYPIGKAALEQTIEATGEGASNVAKKVAVLAFGTMVKTAVTACQNLAETYPTTTFFVYNMRFVKPLDSELLDTLLAQNCSIVTLEEHQVMGGAGSAVNEYLVAQAAKTSQALPTLLNIGIPDKYIAHGSPEQQLADCELDVAGVVKQMQTILS; encoded by the coding sequence TGATACTATCCCTATGCTAAAGCCGCATACGCCGCTGCTCGATGGTGTGGATAGTCCTCACGACCTAAAAAAATTCAGTACCGCGCAATTGCAGCAATTAGCCGATGAACTGCGCGAGTTTTTGCTGTATACAACGGGCGTCAGCGGCGGGCATTTTGGCTCTAACCTTGGCGTCGTTGAGCTTACCATTGCACTGCATTATGTCTTTAATTCACCCAAAGACCAAATTGTCTGGGACGTAGGGCACCAAGCCTATCCCCACAAAATTTTAACGGGTCGCCGTGACAAGCTTACCACCATTCGTAGTCAACATGGGCTGACTGCCTTCCCCGAGCGTCATGAGTCTGAGTATGATACTTTTGGCGTTGGGCATTCATCGACGGCGATTTCTGCAGGGCTCGGCATGTCGCTTGCTATGCGCTATTTAGGCAAACGTGACAAAGTAGTTAGCATCGTCGGTGATGGTGCTATGACAGGCGGCATGGCGTTTGAAGCGATGAATGACGCGGTGCAGCAAAATGCCGATTTGATTGTGGTGCTCAACGATAATGACATGTCAATCTCACAGGCAACGGGCGGATTTTCTAAACATTTAGCCACCCTATGGCAGCGTGGTTTGGCAGTCGATATCGATAAAAACGGTGATGCGATTTTTACCAAGCGCGTCATCTCCAGTGAAGACCGCCGTATTCGTCATTATTTGCACATGGCAAACGAAGCTTTAGATGATTGGACCTCGCGTCTGCCCAATAAAATTGTCGAAAAATTGGCAGAAAAAGGTATTCCTAAACCGTCTCAGTTAGAGACATTACCTGAGAAAATCGCCAATAAACTCATTGATGAAGTGTTCCCCGAAAACTTGTTTAAAGCCATCGGTTTTCAGTATTTTGGACCATTTGATGGGCATGATGTTGCCAAATTGGCTCAGGTATTTGAACGGGTCAAGCAACTAAAAGGGGCAGTACTCGTCCATGTGCATACGGTGAAAGGTAAAGGCTTTTTACCGGCAGAATGCGACCCGATTACTTATCATGCCATTACCAAACTTAAGAAAATCAACCCAGCGCAAGAAAAATCTGTGCCAGTTGACAGCCAAAAGCCCGTAACTACTGTAGCTACTCCCGCTAAAAAATACTCGCAAGTGTTTGGTGAGTTTATTTGCGATAAAGCCGCAACCGACAAACAACTGATGGCGATTACCCCTGCGATGGCTGAAGGCTCAGGCATGACCGAATTTGCCCAGCGCTTTTCAAGCCAATTCTTTGATGTGGCGATTGCCGAGCAACATGCAGTGACCCTAGCGGGCGGTATGGCAACCCAAGGCGTCAAACCGATTGTCGCGATTTACTCCACATTTTTACAACGTGGCTATGACCAACTGATTCACGATGTGGCTTTGCAAAATCTCAACGTGATGTTCGCCATTGACCGTGCAGGCTTGGTCGGTGAAGACGGTGCGACCCATGCGGGGGTGTTTGATATCGCCTTTATGCGAACTGTGCCTAATATGGTGATTGCTTGTCCCAAAGATGAGAATGAGTGCTATAACTTACTTAATACCTGTTATGAGCATATTGGACCCTCTGCGGTGCGTTATCCACGTGGTAATGGCATTGGGGCAGAAATTGATAAAAACCAAGCGATGTATCCAATCGGTAAGGCAGCGCTTGAGCAGACTATCGAAGCCACTGGAGAAGGTGCGAGCAACGTGGCGAAAAAAGTTGCGGTGCTTGCTTTTGGTACCATGGTAAAGACAGCGGTTACGGCGTGTCAAAACTTAGCCGAAACTTACCCAACGACGACGTTTTTTGTTTATAATATGCGGTTTGTTAAACCGTTAGACAGCGAATTACTGGATACGCTATTGGCGCAAAACTGCTCCATTGTTACCCTTGAAGAACACCAAGTCATGGGCGGTGCCGGTAGTGCGGTCAATGAATACCTCGTTGCCCAAGCAGCAAAAACAAGCCAAGCCTTGCCAACGCTACTTAATATCGGTATCCCCGATAAATATATCGCGCATGGCAGCCCTGAGCAGCAATTAGCCGATTGTGAGCTAGATGTCGCGGGTGTGGTCAAACAGATGCAAACGATTTTGTCATAA